In the genome of Microbacterium endophyticum, one region contains:
- a CDS encoding SGNH/GDSL hydrolase family protein: MSRVVSHRIPRNLAVLLAVACAVSLVAVTALWRPWVGEAPTSRADAGSAGSAGVVAGLELPENPRVLVFGDSWTYGSAATSPDEGYAYVLADLLGGETIVDGVRGSGYLKTGLDGGTFVERAQELDPALSPDLVIVQGSINDRKLGSAGYADAVATVWDTIASIYPNAAIVILGPAPQVLPVERATARIDNDLAQLAAERGWPYISPVQEAWITPANYSWVIDTSATGRDHPTSAGHAYLAERVAEALATFRVDAPAQ, translated from the coding sequence ATGTCTCGAGTAGTGTCCCACCGAATACCGCGTAATCTCGCCGTTCTCCTCGCCGTTGCGTGCGCAGTTTCGCTTGTCGCCGTTACGGCGCTCTGGCGACCCTGGGTGGGAGAAGCCCCGACGAGTCGAGCCGACGCGGGATCGGCTGGAAGCGCCGGCGTCGTTGCCGGACTGGAGCTACCCGAAAACCCTCGCGTGCTCGTCTTCGGCGATTCCTGGACCTACGGTTCTGCCGCGACATCACCGGACGAGGGCTATGCGTATGTACTCGCAGACCTCTTGGGCGGCGAAACGATCGTCGATGGCGTTCGCGGGAGCGGATACTTGAAAACCGGACTGGATGGCGGCACGTTCGTTGAACGCGCACAGGAGCTTGACCCCGCCCTCTCCCCCGACCTCGTGATCGTGCAGGGCTCAATCAACGACCGCAAGCTCGGCAGCGCCGGCTACGCGGATGCCGTGGCGACGGTGTGGGACACGATCGCGTCGATCTACCCGAATGCCGCGATCGTCATTTTGGGCCCGGCGCCTCAGGTGCTGCCCGTCGAGAGGGCAACCGCACGCATAGATAACGACCTCGCGCAGCTTGCCGCCGAACGTGGATGGCCGTACATCTCACCCGTACAAGAAGCGTGGATTACTCCGGCAAACTACTCGTGGGTCATCGACACGAGCGCTACCGGGCGTGACCACCCGACCTCGGCCGGTCACGCCTACCTTGCTGAACGTGTGGCGGAAGCACTGGCAACCTTCCGCGTCGACGCGCCTGCTCAGTAG
- a CDS encoding DUF4166 domain-containing protein, with amino-acid sequence MTKFVMREGEGTDSASFAPSVYQRALGADFDALAPRLKEYFGTIPSGSVGRGSGTYSVAGSRYRLLRPVLAGMAWRHVLFPELGHDVLFSIVNTPGFDGSLSAVRVFRFGRRTRTMEDTMRVVDGTLHDRLGKRRGLEVALRVAVADGGLRMTSTKLALRLGTLRMPLPRIVTMNLDERTDANDPSRQHVDVRITAPMIGELFH; translated from the coding sequence ATGACGAAGTTCGTGATGCGTGAGGGAGAAGGAACAGATTCTGCTTCATTTGCGCCATCCGTTTATCAGCGAGCATTGGGCGCGGACTTCGACGCTCTCGCCCCACGATTGAAAGAGTACTTCGGCACGATTCCATCAGGATCTGTCGGCAGAGGATCGGGCACCTACAGCGTCGCTGGCTCCCGGTACCGTCTGCTTCGACCTGTACTTGCTGGCATGGCTTGGCGACACGTTCTATTCCCTGAACTCGGACACGACGTCCTGTTCAGCATCGTCAACACCCCTGGCTTCGACGGTTCCCTCAGCGCCGTGCGGGTCTTTCGCTTCGGCCGACGAACACGCACTATGGAAGACACCATGAGGGTCGTTGACGGAACGCTCCATGACCGACTGGGAAAACGACGCGGACTCGAAGTGGCCCTCCGAGTCGCCGTCGCGGATGGCGGATTGCGGATGACGTCCACCAAGCTCGCACTCCGCCTCGGCACGCTTCGCATGCCGCTCCCGCGAATTGTGACGATGAATTTGGACGAGCGTACCGACGCGAACGATCCGTCTCGACAGCACGTCGACGTGCGAATAACTGCACCAATGATTGGTGAGTTGTTCCACTAG
- a CDS encoding DUF4190 domain-containing protein, translating to MTEITGTTKTNTLALVDFIAAFVIPLVGLILGILARRQLSTPGNPETGRGLARWAMVIGALGTIFQLAFFIVWLSMLFTLLNGHTIGS from the coding sequence ATGACGGAGATCACTGGCACTACCAAGACCAACACCCTGGCTTTGGTCGACTTCATCGCCGCATTCGTTATCCCGCTAGTGGGGCTGATTCTCGGCATCCTGGCACGCCGACAGCTGAGTACGCCAGGCAATCCCGAAACCGGGCGAGGGCTCGCGCGTTGGGCGATGGTCATCGGTGCGCTCGGAACGATCTTCCAGCTGGCATTCTTCATCGTCTGGTTGTCAATGTTGTTCACCTTGTTGAACGGTCACACGATCGGGAGCTGA
- a CDS encoding alpha/beta fold hydrolase: MSRPEGRIAYDLQGSGPLVVLIPGMGDLRAGYRYLAPELVAAGYTVATADLRGHGDSDTTFSSYGDPQTASDIEALIDELGGKAVIGGNSLAAGAAVIVAAEHPEKVSGLVLFGPFVRNPSASAFERWMFRTMMAPLWVASMWKAYMPTLYKGKKPADFAEYRAEVIASLKRPGYGTAFSLTTRQTTHDPAEAALNQVTAPAIVIMGDSDPDFKDPAGEAKWVGSELHAHVVMVEEAGHYPQSQRPDITTPAVLGFLATVAPVA, translated from the coding sequence GTGAGCCGGCCCGAGGGCCGTATCGCCTACGATCTCCAGGGCTCAGGCCCCCTCGTCGTCCTCATTCCCGGTATGGGCGATCTTCGCGCCGGTTACCGCTACCTGGCGCCCGAGCTCGTCGCGGCGGGCTACACCGTTGCCACTGCCGACCTTCGCGGTCACGGCGACAGCGACACCACGTTCTCGTCATATGGCGACCCGCAGACTGCGAGCGACATCGAAGCCCTGATCGACGAGCTAGGTGGAAAAGCAGTCATTGGTGGCAACTCACTCGCTGCTGGTGCCGCCGTGATCGTCGCCGCGGAGCATCCTGAAAAAGTCTCCGGACTCGTGCTGTTCGGCCCCTTCGTCCGCAACCCTTCGGCCTCGGCATTCGAGAGATGGATGTTCCGCACGATGATGGCGCCCCTATGGGTGGCCTCGATGTGGAAGGCCTACATGCCCACTCTCTACAAAGGAAAGAAGCCCGCGGACTTCGCGGAGTACCGCGCCGAAGTCATCGCGAGCCTCAAGCGCCCGGGCTACGGCACGGCATTCTCACTCACGACGCGCCAGACCACTCATGACCCGGCAGAGGCCGCACTCAACCAGGTCACGGCGCCGGCGATCGTGATCATGGGCGACAGCGATCCCGACTTCAAAGACCCCGCCGGCGAGGCGAAATGGGTCGGCAGCGAGCTCCACGCCCACGTCGTGATGGTCGAGGAAGCTGGCCACTACCCGCAGTCCCAGCGGCCCGACATCACCACGCCAGCGGTGCTTGGCTTTCTCGCTACGGTGGCTCCCGTTGCCTAG
- a CDS encoding TetR-like C-terminal domain-containing protein, producing MADEVGLNSLTLAALAERLGVKQPSLYKHLDSLADLHRSVSMLAKRELGEAIARAAVGRSGPDAIFAMSHAYRNWAILHPGRYGVSQKPAAPGDVEDEASMITAIQTIADVLTAYHLDGDDSVDAIRAFRSLLHGFISLETSGGFALKADIDRSFNRLIDGFTVALNQWTEPFDHTDPSK from the coding sequence ATGGCTGATGAAGTGGGGCTCAACTCCCTGACTCTTGCTGCCTTGGCCGAACGGCTCGGCGTGAAGCAGCCCTCGCTGTACAAGCACCTCGACTCCCTCGCGGACTTGCACCGAAGCGTCTCAATGCTCGCCAAGCGCGAACTCGGAGAAGCGATCGCACGGGCCGCCGTGGGTCGGTCCGGTCCCGACGCGATCTTCGCTATGTCGCACGCTTACCGGAACTGGGCCATCCTCCATCCCGGTCGCTACGGTGTATCGCAGAAACCTGCGGCTCCAGGAGACGTCGAGGATGAGGCCAGCATGATCACTGCAATCCAAACCATCGCCGACGTCCTCACCGCCTACCACCTCGATGGCGACGACTCGGTCGACGCCATTCGAGCATTCCGCTCTCTTCTCCACGGCTTCATTTCACTTGAGACGTCGGGTGGGTTTGCTCTCAAAGCGGACATCGACCGCAGCTTCAACCGGTTGATAGACGGCTTCACCGTCGCACTTAATCAGTGGACTGAACCCTTTGACCACACGGACCCCAGCAAGTAG
- a CDS encoding GntR family transcriptional regulator, producing the protein MTARSILSADEDGSTARDIYHQLRGLIMSGQLGANERLPTVRQTATDLGVAQGTAAKAYKMLEHAGLVVSRTAAGTRVAESAAVLPRSIAQRIRELADEASATRIELDDVINVLRLVWRTNSGPNRDDTRESEQLEQNPVRE; encoded by the coding sequence GTGACCGCGCGCTCGATCCTTTCGGCCGACGAGGATGGCAGCACGGCGCGCGACATCTATCACCAGCTTCGTGGTCTCATCATGTCTGGCCAGCTCGGCGCAAATGAACGGCTTCCCACTGTGCGACAAACCGCGACCGACCTCGGCGTAGCGCAGGGAACGGCCGCTAAAGCGTACAAAATGCTTGAACACGCCGGGCTTGTGGTGAGTCGAACGGCGGCTGGCACACGGGTGGCCGAATCAGCCGCTGTTCTTCCTCGTTCGATCGCACAACGGATCCGCGAGTTGGCTGACGAAGCGTCCGCAACTCGCATTGAACTGGATGACGTCATCAACGTGCTCCGTCTCGTCTGGCGAACGAACTCTGGTCCAAACCGCGACGACACTAGAGAGTCCGAACAGCTGGAGCAGAATCCTGTCCGTGAATAG
- a CDS encoding GNAT family N-acetyltransferase, producing the protein MDYSFSAPTAMEFKALYDETGWADWSLDHFERALSGSWLVCTVRDDVGRLLGMGRLISDGALHAFVTEMIVTEQARGTGIGGEVLARLVDEARHRGVDDVQLFAARGRADFYERHGFERRPESAPGMDMMGVC; encoded by the coding sequence ATGGACTACTCTTTCTCCGCCCCGACCGCAATGGAGTTCAAAGCGCTCTATGACGAGACTGGTTGGGCGGACTGGAGCCTCGACCATTTCGAGCGCGCTCTGTCCGGGAGCTGGCTCGTCTGCACCGTCCGGGATGACGTCGGCCGCTTGCTCGGGATGGGCAGGCTCATCAGCGACGGGGCGCTTCACGCCTTCGTCACGGAGATGATCGTCACCGAACAAGCTCGCGGTACAGGTATCGGCGGGGAAGTTCTCGCGCGCCTGGTAGATGAGGCACGTCACCGCGGCGTCGACGACGTGCAGCTTTTTGCGGCTAGAGGTCGGGCCGACTTTTACGAACGCCACGGCTTCGAGCGCCGGCCCGAGAGCGCACCTGGCATGGACATGATGGGTGTTTGTTAA
- a CDS encoding GNAT family N-acetyltransferase, with translation MWKGDPTTWGLRFRRMASSDIDVMSALVGDPQVMRYYSAPKTREQAADWISWSRAHHAAYGFGLWISETVAGEFIGDCGLTWQEVNRAPQTEVGYHVRSELQGLGYATEAGAACLEFARDHTDADCVVGIIHPENRPSERAAEEIGMTLVGDDQGSSFLRRVSSVAVQCASSGAR, from the coding sequence ATGTGGAAAGGCGATCCGACGACGTGGGGACTTCGCTTTCGAAGAATGGCCTCATCAGACATCGATGTCATGTCTGCTCTCGTCGGTGACCCCCAAGTGATGCGCTACTACTCGGCGCCGAAGACGCGAGAGCAAGCAGCGGACTGGATTTCGTGGAGCCGAGCACACCACGCGGCCTACGGATTCGGGCTATGGATCAGCGAGACCGTAGCGGGAGAGTTCATTGGGGATTGCGGTTTAACTTGGCAAGAAGTCAACCGCGCTCCTCAAACTGAGGTTGGCTACCACGTCCGTTCGGAACTGCAGGGCTTGGGATACGCCACGGAAGCTGGGGCTGCATGTCTTGAATTCGCAAGAGACCACACGGATGCTGACTGCGTTGTGGGAATTATCCACCCCGAGAACCGCCCCTCTGAGCGCGCAGCGGAGGAAATAGGCATGACCCTTGTTGGGGATGATCAGGGTTCCAGTTTTCTGCGAAGAGTGTCCAGTGTCGCAGTTCAGTGTGCGAGTTCGGGCGCCCGCTGA
- a CDS encoding NAD-dependent epimerase/dehydratase family protein, producing MVWFAGHMRRVLVLGGTGWLGREISRRAVERGAEVFCLARGRSGYVADGAHLICADRSSAGAYDEVKTDWDDVIELAYEPALVEPALNALAAHAAHWTLVSSVSVYSKNDEPGADESARLVEPQDLSRYADAKVAAERNSAAALGDRLLIARPGLIVGPGDPSDRFGYWVARLARSGPALIPTVDRRFVQVTDVADLASWIEQAGRERVIGAVNAVGEVHHMRDFFNAAIEATAYRGDLVELDDQILLAQGVNFWAGPRSLPLWLPETDTAFMQRSGAAFLAAGGTLTTLDATLARVLADESLRNVHRERRVGLTPTEEITVLQAAR from the coding sequence ATGGTTTGGTTTGCTGGTCACATGCGACGAGTGCTGGTGCTGGGTGGGACAGGGTGGTTGGGCCGCGAGATCTCACGAAGGGCAGTTGAGAGAGGCGCCGAGGTCTTCTGTCTCGCTCGTGGTCGCTCAGGGTACGTTGCTGATGGGGCGCACCTTATCTGCGCAGACCGCTCGTCCGCGGGTGCGTACGACGAGGTTAAGACCGATTGGGACGACGTAATCGAGCTTGCCTATGAGCCAGCTCTAGTGGAACCGGCTTTGAACGCGCTCGCTGCACACGCCGCCCATTGGACACTGGTGTCTTCGGTGTCTGTGTACAGCAAAAACGATGAACCGGGCGCTGACGAATCCGCCCGACTGGTCGAGCCGCAGGACTTGTCCCGCTATGCGGACGCGAAGGTCGCCGCGGAGCGCAATAGTGCCGCCGCACTCGGAGATCGCCTCCTTATCGCCCGACCGGGCCTCATTGTCGGGCCGGGTGACCCCAGCGACAGGTTCGGATACTGGGTCGCACGTCTTGCGCGAAGCGGCCCAGCACTTATTCCGACAGTCGACCGTCGTTTCGTTCAGGTCACAGACGTTGCCGACCTCGCATCGTGGATCGAACAGGCGGGACGCGAACGGGTTATCGGCGCCGTCAATGCCGTCGGAGAAGTGCACCACATGCGTGACTTCTTCAATGCTGCCATCGAAGCAACGGCTTACCGAGGAGATCTGGTGGAGCTCGACGATCAGATCCTGCTCGCTCAGGGCGTGAACTTCTGGGCAGGACCCCGCTCGCTGCCACTGTGGCTCCCAGAGACCGACACAGCATTCATGCAACGCTCCGGGGCCGCATTTCTCGCTGCTGGCGGCACATTGACCACTCTCGATGCGACCCTTGCCCGCGTGCTAGCGGACGAGTCGTTGCGAAATGTGCATCGAGAGCGGCGGGTAGGTCTCACGCCGACCGAAGAAATCACTGTCTTGCAAGCCGCTCGCTGA
- a CDS encoding sulfurtransferase, with product MAASSALPLISVDELHTRLEAGDGIRLLDVRYRLEQPDGLPDHRAGHLPGAVYVDMDTELAMHGDASEGRHPVPSHDVLQDAARRWGLNDGDAVVVYDDYRSVSAARAWWLLTHSGVENVRVLNGGLSAWTAAGLPLEAGEVVPAPGSIKLQELSRGIATIDDAESWPARGILIDVRAPERYRGESEPYDPIAGHIPGAVNLPAGAYLDGDGFAAPDAIREALAGVGVTDDSTVAAYCGSGLTAAHFALAGAVTGVDVTIFPGSWSQWSNTPGRPVATGPTPWQYRDDTNP from the coding sequence ATGGCGGCATCCTCGGCACTCCCCCTCATCTCCGTGGACGAACTCCACACCCGCCTCGAGGCAGGTGACGGCATCCGTCTGCTCGACGTGCGATACCGGCTCGAGCAACCCGATGGACTCCCCGACCACCGCGCCGGCCATCTGCCCGGCGCGGTCTACGTCGACATGGACACAGAACTTGCCATGCACGGTGACGCATCGGAGGGTCGTCATCCGGTTCCATCCCACGATGTACTTCAGGATGCCGCGCGGCGCTGGGGCCTCAACGACGGCGACGCGGTCGTTGTCTACGACGACTATCGCTCAGTGTCGGCCGCGCGCGCATGGTGGCTACTCACCCATTCGGGTGTTGAAAACGTGCGCGTGCTCAACGGCGGCTTGTCGGCGTGGACGGCAGCGGGACTTCCACTGGAGGCGGGCGAAGTTGTGCCCGCGCCCGGCTCGATCAAGCTCCAAGAGCTGAGCCGAGGAATCGCAACGATCGACGATGCCGAATCCTGGCCCGCCCGGGGCATATTGATCGATGTGCGTGCGCCCGAGCGCTACCGGGGCGAGTCCGAGCCGTACGACCCGATCGCGGGCCACATCCCGGGAGCCGTAAACCTGCCCGCAGGTGCCTATCTAGACGGCGACGGGTTTGCAGCACCTGATGCGATCCGCGAAGCCCTCGCCGGCGTCGGCGTGACGGATGACTCGACCGTCGCCGCCTACTGCGGCTCGGGGCTCACGGCTGCACACTTCGCGCTCGCAGGGGCGGTCACGGGTGTCGATGTCACCATATTCCCTGGCTCGTGGAGCCAGTGGTCGAACACGCCAGGTCGTCCCGTCGCGACGGGCCCGACCCCGTGGCAATATCGCGACGACACCAATCCGTGA
- a CDS encoding sensor histidine kinase — protein sequence MGTAQDFIRREAISTYRVVGEPADADLQGLVRLATLLCDVPVAVINIIDEHSQHQIAAVGIDRATCAREDSLCSIVIEQKKPLVIADASADEALARHPFVDGTLARVRFYASSPLITPEGVAIGTLCLFDSRPRELSLDRREALDLLAGQVMDVLELRRITYELFAANDRLERFAAQVTHDLSNPLSAVTGFIELAADAAEATDAPDVMHALRRADAASVRMARMLADLLNYVRVGPADREVKDIKLAYVIQEALDDLATVITESHVSVMVEANESIVADEMACGVLFQNLIANAIKFARATREDPLVEIRAVPITAGVRITIDDNGPGIAPDQRERVFGLMERGDNHDLPGLGLGLSTCRRIVEGHGGSIGITESPLGGARFSILFPRSTSAA from the coding sequence GTGGGAACGGCTCAAGACTTTATCCGGCGCGAGGCGATCTCGACGTACCGCGTTGTTGGGGAACCTGCAGATGCCGATCTTCAGGGGCTCGTTCGACTGGCGACGCTGCTCTGCGATGTTCCTGTCGCAGTGATCAACATCATCGACGAGCATTCCCAGCATCAGATAGCCGCGGTGGGGATCGACCGTGCAACGTGCGCGCGCGAAGATTCATTGTGTTCCATTGTCATTGAGCAAAAGAAACCGCTCGTTATCGCGGATGCTTCCGCAGACGAGGCTCTCGCGCGCCATCCGTTTGTTGATGGCACACTCGCACGGGTGAGGTTCTACGCCTCGAGTCCGCTCATCACACCTGAGGGCGTTGCGATCGGAACCCTATGTTTGTTCGATTCGCGCCCTCGCGAATTGTCGCTGGACAGGCGCGAGGCGCTCGACCTTCTTGCTGGCCAAGTGATGGACGTGTTGGAGCTTCGCCGCATCACCTACGAGTTGTTTGCAGCAAATGACCGACTCGAGCGCTTTGCCGCTCAAGTAACTCATGATCTCTCCAACCCGCTCAGCGCAGTCACAGGGTTTATAGAACTCGCCGCCGACGCCGCAGAGGCGACCGATGCCCCTGACGTGATGCATGCGCTTCGGCGCGCCGATGCAGCGTCGGTTCGGATGGCGAGAATGCTGGCCGACCTTCTGAACTATGTACGCGTCGGACCTGCAGATCGTGAGGTGAAAGACATCAAACTTGCCTACGTCATTCAAGAGGCACTCGACGATCTCGCTACCGTTATCACCGAGTCGCACGTTTCCGTGATGGTTGAGGCGAACGAGAGCATCGTTGCCGACGAGATGGCGTGCGGAGTTCTCTTTCAGAATTTGATTGCTAATGCCATCAAGTTTGCCCGTGCGACTCGAGAGGATCCACTCGTTGAGATTAGAGCGGTTCCGATCACCGCAGGGGTACGAATCACAATCGATGACAATGGCCCAGGAATAGCTCCCGACCAGCGGGAAAGAGTCTTCGGTCTCATGGAGCGCGGAGATAATCACGATCTGCCGGGCCTCGGTCTTGGGCTCTCGACATGTCGACGCATCGTCGAAGGTCACGGAGGAAGCATCGGTATCACCGAGTCTCCACTCGGCGGCGCACGTTTTTCTATCCTTTTCCCCCGGTCAACGTCCGCCGCGTGA
- a CDS encoding polysaccharide pyruvyl transferase family protein has product MRLVVIGDVGVVDGMMHIGDEAMFEALCDEMRARGAEIVAVSSAPEETAARYGIDAIGRIDFDLLSRTDAEARLDGIDAALGGAVSTDDRIRTMIAEIRSADAVIIAGAGNLASTWPTHIYERVAMSRIAQSLGRPLIVTGQTLGPELNERDRELVGEIVQNAALVGVRETTSQALSSVLGAPARLGVDDASFLAWDDTELPSKPSGVLISLSLHLGGADRVETTTRIAALADAAAGLTGEPVRFHAHFGALENVTPRGDALLHDEIRDRMRSASEVLPTGTPREAALAARSAALLITGRYHPAVFAAPAGVPVLGLVTDEYTRIKQRGALAHWGQSSTVALAAADTDGIPVLEALWEQRESVAQSAAQAVTAARVESASWWTQIAESVAKTPKN; this is encoded by the coding sequence ATGCGTCTGGTTGTAATCGGTGATGTCGGAGTCGTCGACGGCATGATGCACATTGGTGATGAGGCGATGTTCGAAGCGCTTTGTGACGAAATGCGTGCCCGAGGTGCAGAGATCGTTGCCGTGTCTTCGGCTCCTGAAGAAACGGCCGCGCGCTACGGAATCGACGCGATCGGTCGAATCGATTTCGATCTGTTGAGCCGCACCGACGCGGAAGCTCGACTTGACGGTATTGATGCCGCTCTTGGCGGGGCAGTATCAACCGATGACCGCATCCGTACGATGATCGCTGAGATCAGGTCAGCGGATGCCGTCATCATCGCCGGTGCCGGAAACCTTGCGTCGACGTGGCCCACTCACATTTATGAGCGGGTGGCAATGTCGCGGATCGCTCAATCCCTGGGTCGCCCGCTCATTGTCACCGGCCAAACCTTGGGCCCGGAATTGAACGAACGCGACCGCGAGCTCGTGGGCGAGATCGTCCAGAACGCAGCGCTCGTCGGTGTGCGCGAAACAACGTCGCAGGCTCTGTCTTCTGTTCTGGGGGCGCCCGCGCGGCTCGGCGTCGATGACGCATCGTTTCTTGCGTGGGACGATACCGAGTTGCCGTCGAAGCCGTCGGGGGTACTCATCAGCCTCTCGCTTCATCTCGGGGGAGCCGACCGTGTCGAAACGACGACACGGATCGCAGCGCTCGCCGATGCTGCCGCAGGGCTCACTGGTGAACCCGTCCGCTTCCACGCGCACTTTGGAGCTCTGGAAAATGTGACTCCGCGCGGCGACGCGCTCTTGCATGATGAGATCCGGGATCGGATGCGGTCAGCGTCTGAAGTGTTGCCCACCGGCACACCGCGTGAAGCGGCCCTCGCTGCCCGAAGTGCTGCGCTGCTCATCACTGGCCGCTACCACCCCGCCGTTTTCGCGGCACCCGCTGGTGTGCCGGTTCTCGGACTCGTGACCGACGAATACACCCGAATAAAGCAGCGGGGAGCGCTAGCGCACTGGGGGCAATCGAGCACTGTGGCGCTCGCCGCGGCAGATACCGACGGCATCCCGGTGCTTGAGGCGCTGTGGGAACAACGAGAGAGCGTCGCACAGAGCGCTGCTCAGGCGGTGACTGCGGCACGAGTCGAATCCGCCTCGTGGTGGACACAAATTGCTGAAAGCGTCGCAAAAACACCAAAAAACTAG